DNA from Biomphalaria glabrata chromosome 14, xgBioGlab47.1, whole genome shotgun sequence:
atcatcatcttttttgaagtaacgtctgtattatataagctaAGATAAAGTGAGACCGATGCCTCAGATACCAAACAGAGATATAGTAGAGGCTCCAAATTATTCGTGCAGGTTAAAGAAAACACAACAATCTTAAGCCGATCTCAAGGAGCGCAAAGCAAGGTTGATGAAAAAACTTCAAGAGAATTTACTAATGATTGCAGATCCaattaaactaaaaagaaaCACTAACTTTGCAGTTGCGATATTCAGTGTTCGTCAAACTGCTTTAACTGATAATAGATGACACCCTGcaattaattaacaattttgGCTACAGTTAGTATCTAGCTTATTTAAATGGCACATACATTATGTGTCCTTAAGTGTATCACCAGatgatcaatatatttacgaTCACAAGGCAGTGACAAtggactatatatataatagaatactgtttcatttcttttccccaatgtttatatttacaaaTCGAGCGGAGTGATATATTCTCCTGACAACATACTATAGTCCGCGCTAGTTTTCCTTGGTGGTTGACTTTCGTCTAAGTTGAGGAGACATCTTCCTGTGTCCTGAGAGCACTGGGTAGTGTTCAGAAGTCTAGAGACCTCGCCCAAGGATGTCACGGACTTTTCGGAACTTTTTCTTCTAGAGACAGAACGTCTTGAGTCttgaagaacaaaaaaagtagaaaaaaatattttaaatattgtttaatattcaatattttaagaCAATGGGGCCCAACCTTTCTTGGTCTGGAGGCCATTTACATTTTCGATGCAAGTGTCATGGGCCTATAAACCAACAAAAGTCACCGAGTCCAACGGAACCGAACCTTTGCGGCCTCATTATGTACCATAAGCAGAAGTTTGGAGGGGCTGGATAGCACCACGTGAAAGGTAAAACATGACCCGAGGGCAGAAGTTTGGGTGTCAATGTTTTAGGATAATCCTTTATCTTTACATCTAAATCGTGATATTTTATCAGATAATAACTAATACAAAATTTGAAGCGTAATTTAGAATTATTATAACACATTACATTCAACAAGAGGGGAAATAATTCATCCATTTTTGACATTCTTTTGTATCTTTCTGTTTTCATTGACTCCTTTTCTTTTTACGTTAGGAGTTGGGGTGGGAACTATTTAAATACGAAGTCTACAATTTCATTACAATACTTAAGAATATACTCTAGATTTTCTTCTGAATATCACCTTCACAATTCAGCCAGTTCTCATTCGTGGACGAGAAACCCCAAATCAAAGCTGTAGGTTCTCtagcaatacaaaaaaatcaCACGTCCCCTCTTTTTACTAAGACATACAAATTCTTAATCCCACACACGcaccccctttgtagacactgcacccacccttatgaaaccgtaaaccatatcctctttgaatgccccttcctaatccacattaggcagaccctactaccactccagcccaacaaaaaataacaccctgtacggcagtgctgaacaactgaagaaaacagcacacttttttttccttggcagtctgcaaaagagctgacagctcagcagcaaaaagctggctagaagaataaaatatcaattaaaaaaaaaaaaacgttactaATAACTCTCAAAATGAAAGTATTCCTGAATGAATTGTGTATATCATAGCTAGACTAGTTGTTGACCGGAAACAGCACagccaaacaaaaaagttcaaaGAGAAAAACCGCTACAAAGGACAGTCACACCAAACAACTTACGTCTGCCCCTGACCACGGTGATACAGACGAGTACTGTAAACATCAGAAAGGATAATACTGAGAAGACCACAGCAATCAGTAGCAGAGGTATTGGTTCAGAACTGGACACATGAATCGTCTCTATACCTgtaactagtaaaaaaaaaaagaaaagaaaagaaggataataaatttattttttataaaaaaaaaataatttctatagttttttttttcataaaattataatatattataagtaTGATTATGTCAGGTGGCTGAGCGATTAATCGATTGGCTTCCGAATTTTGGGGTTATGTGTtcgaatcttgatgaagactgggattttgaatttcgggatttttagggcgtttctgagtccgcccaactctaatgggtacctgactttagttggggaaagttaaggaggttggtcgttgtactggccacataacacttTGCTCGTTAaacattggccaaagaaacagatgaccctaacATCTTCTGctaccccatagatcgcaaggtctgaaagggaactttttgatggtgtctaatgaaataaatgtCATTTCCACAATTATTGACAAAAttagtttaagaaaaaaattgttacacGTGTTTGTAATTTTCATTTAACATTGacaaacaaattaaaagtaCTTGAGATTATTTTTACCTGCCGCTGGTCTTAAAGTATAACTCGTGTTTGTCGCATCAGTTGATCGACTCATAATGTATGTTGTGGTCTCATCTGAAACTATATATCACAGAAATTAATATAgaaatcatgggcgtagccaaaaCTGTTTTTCGTGGTATGGGTAAGGGCGATTTTTTTCGTTtgcagtcacacacacacacacacacacattttctgtAGATCTGGAAGTGGCTACGAAAGACAACATCCAAATCATTTATTACTCTCATTCATCAAATCTTTTTTCCCCCTATCATTACTCTGTGTCTTATTCATCTGAAAACAAACCTTGAACTTCAGGATTCTTTGAAAACGAGTAGACTACGTCTGCTGACAAAAATTCGACTTTCAAGGTTAACTTGTCTGACGGAACCTTGTCTTTGAGCACGATGACGTAACGCCTTGACGTCACATGATTCCACCAGCTAAACACCCGGATGTCAAAGGTTACATTCCCATCAACCTTTTCAGGACGACATTCCGAGCATCCTGAGTCGTCTTGAATCATATATAGGTTAGAGTTGACCTGTAGGCGGTCATCAGTCTGGCCATAAGCGGAGAGACAAAAAGTTTGTTGGTGAGAATGTTGCTGGAGTTTGGACACTTTGGAACATAGTGTGGGCGGGCAGCTAACAGAATCTGTGAtagagaaagaaatatttatatggTAGGTCTATTTACatgccgcgggatacacatttgagaaaataaaatccgctgccgaggacagacgtagaacggcgaaaagaaaatctaaatcgaccaactgcggacaatggttatgcctgcgctaggtgtggcaaaatatgtaggtcgaagctggggctgcgtagccacgacaaatactgcatttctcattgatctttggactcgaagacaagccttattagttgtatgcttttaaaatgttttttgacaaaagaactttattaaatttcatttctatccattctaataaaacattaacattttgaTAAGCAGAAGGGACCCTTAGCCGCTACGGGATctgaacaaataataaaatagaaaagcgGCTCcttgcagaggcgtagtgagcaaaacgtgcgctcGGGGCAAGGTACTTTTTTGGCGCCCCCACCCcgttttccatgaacatcagaTAACCGTTTGTTAGCTCAATGTGGCAGATGATAATTGGAACCAAGAACCAAATATTGTAATcatttattagttttttaattgaaaGGTGAGAATTATTAACTGTTACTAGACAAGTGTTTCCAATGACATAGGAATACGCATGAAAGACCAACAGTTTAAAGTGCATTGGTCATTTTCAATATTTCTTCTAAGCCTTCACAACTTTTATTGTACttagccttttttttcttatccaAAAACTTATTCATAGCTTTTACTGTAAGTTAGTGTCTAAAACAAGCCTAAGTTTAGCATATGCGTTGGCTTGATCTTACACTAACTATttaaatacaacaaaataaatacaaaacaatgttAAGCTGTTTTATGGTCAACTGGTAAGAGCTTGACGATGTCACCTTAGTAGTATTCAAATTGAACCAATAATGCCTTGATCGTCTGTCGTCAAGCAAGAGACGCAACAATCTTAGACGACCCGACCCGCAGCGTAGCATACACCccgtccaatttttttttctgcgcttCGCTTTCTGTCACCGCAAAAGTTACGtgaggtaactctagtccgacttgcagaaataaagaagttatctttccatgactttttcatcgtgatgtcccgcatggttgggccacgaaaaaaaaaaaaggaatcttgCATGAATGCAAATAACGCATAAAGTATACATAAAAAAGTACTCCTGAACTTGACCTACCTTTTCTATTGACAATGTAAAACACACCTCGCCAAGTCACGTTATTCGCAAACTCAATACTGACGCCATAGCGAGCGAAGTTCTGGCTGGTGATATTCCAAAAGTGAGCTTGTATGACGTGCAAAGTATCAGAAATAGAATTATTGTCTAACTTCCGGGTAAAGTTTGTTACATTAACATTGAGGGTTTGTTTATTAGCATTCAGAATGTTGATGTGGTGAATGACGTCGTTTCCTTCGCGCCACATCGTAACCACACAAACGTCCACAGTCACGGCTTCTCCTATATCAGCTAATGTGTACATCCTGGGCTGTCTATCACTGCAACCTTTTGGGTACGCATCTGCAATGATACAAACACTAAATATCAATTATagatataacttttttttttatctacttgTAAATCACAGACgttatgtaatttaaaaaaaaaaggtaattatgTCGTAGgcgtatccatgtgttaattcAGTCGTGAATGCTAATTAAAGACTTCAACtctgttaagtcattggttttcttggcttcATGCATTCGCTTGTATGAATTTATCCCAACATATGGATTAAGAAATGCTcctttctttatctttgtgtctactgagtattttattaggttttattttcaatgtgtaaattatggttcaatgttttatgtattattgctgcTTTACCTTTTAGCCGTTTTCCTGAAGTGTCTATAAGGTTAGTGATGTTTTTACTCAAGTCAAATGTAGTCAAAACTTTTTTAGCTGTACTTTGCATCAgttcgagttaaaaaaaatgtttgtttttatggcGATTCGTTTAAATGTGAAATAGCATTTATGTTCTTcttcaatttgtaaaaaataattcaaataaacCCTGATGATTTGTTTGATTgttcattattatattttgatataaatatatatatatatatatatatatatatatatatatatatatatatatatatatatactagacatatgttacccgcgacccgcgggtctttatttgcgcattactttcgatatagtcactgagagtgttttgtaaacaattaaacgaaataataatgtactaagtaaagcgaatgtgtcaatgtaaaaatagtgtgaatgaagctatcaaatcaaaattgctaataggcttaattaaatccatttttttttcaaattaaaacatttgctagtaggcctacatatatttgattaaaatttgagatgaatagactaaattttgtatgttcatgtgtataaagtagatcttaaggtagacgtagatctaaatctacactaatctagagttctgtgctgcgcatgcgtgaactttttttcatgaatgaatataggcctatctcaacacggctacgcagctttagcgaacagcgaacgaatgtattaaaaatgctttagaaaaacaaatttgaatgttaatttgattaaaatatcaaatgaatggacaataattagtatgtttatgtgttaaagcataaaactatatttgcgaaaagaagttttatcatcttagagttcagtaagagttttagacctaggcctaggaatagactcagacctcagaagagagatgtgttaatgtgtaatcatttggtaatgtctaatgaaagaatgttcgccaggaaatctgtagatatcaggaactaatttatgtaaaaaatgcttttggataatctagtggattggatttagatgtatgttaaacgtagctaatgatcctttcacgttatttctgtttcgctacgaaaataaaattagttttgagaaaatgggtttacccgaagtcgatacattcttatctattaaaaacgaaaagagcgatagctttgttaaatgaatgggattataaagtgaacaattaaacgaaattatatttagtacgcgattcatgaatgaatatagatctaggcctttaactcggctttgcagctttcgtaaacgaatgtagctttagaaaaccaaatttgaatgtttatttgatcaaaatatgaaatgaatggactttaattaatatgtgtatgtgttaaagtataaaactatctgtgcgaagagaagttttatcatcttagagttgaattagagttttagatctagggatgggattataaagtaaacaattaaacgaattaatttttagtacgcgattcattacgtattgtctaatgaaagaatgttcgtcaggaaatctgtagtcacagatataaggaactaattaatgtaaaaaatgcttttgaaacacaaaattgaaggttaattttattatataatgaaatcaatggatcttcttttgtattttcatgtgtcaaagtaaaaaactatctgcgcaaagtgtatttcttaaaattagatctaggtctaaatcctttctatcttttctcatgtcaacattgtagacatggcctagatccataaaatactatagctgtaatagagtcggacaactttattttttttgagggtcttaagtttgttttagggctacaatacatacactacggtctgagttggtacccaaggaacaatcctgcctagttttatcaagattggtcaagcggttttgatgtctataagtaacatacatacatacatacatacatacatacatacatacccctcacattctactttataatatagatatactagacatatgttacccgcgacccgcgggtctttatttgcgcattactgtcgatatagtcactgagagtgttttgtaaacaattaaacgaaataataatgtaataagtaaagcgaatgtgtcaatgtaaaaatagtgtgaatgaagctatcaaatcaaaatagctaataggcttaaatccatttttttttcaaattaaaacatttgcttgtaggcctacatatatttgattaaaatttgagatgaatagactaaattttgtatgttcatgtgtataaagtataaagtatatattgaggtagacatagatctaaatctacactaatctagagttaaacattggcttttatagagttcattctgtgctgtgcatgcgtgaccttttttcatgaatgaatataggcctatctcaacacggctacgcagctttagcgaacagcgaacgaatgtattaaaatgctttagaaaaacaaatttgaatgttaatttgattaaaatatgaaatgaatggacaataattagtatatttatgtgttaaagcacaaaactatctttgcgaaaagaagttttatcatcttagagttcaataagagttttagacctaggcctaggaatagactcagtagagagatgtgttaatgtgtaaccattggtaatgtctaatgaaataatgttcgccaggaaatctgtagtcacagatatcaggaactaatttatgtaaaaaatgcttttgaataatctagtggattggatttagatgtatgttaaacttaactaatgatcctttcaagttttttctctttcgctacgaaaataaaattaggtttgcgaaaatgggattacccgaagccgatacattcatacctattaaaaaacaaaaagagcgatagctttgctaaatgaatgggattataaagtgaataattaaacgaaataatttttagtacgcgattcatgaatgaatatagatctaggcctatctcaactcggcttcgcagctttcgtaaatgaatgtagctttagaaaaccaaatttgaatgtttatttgatcaaaatatgaagtgaatggactttaattaatatgtttatgtgttaaagtataaaactatctgtgcgaagagaagttttatcatcttagtgttgaattagagttttagatctagggatgggattataaagtaacaataaaacgaaataatttttagtacatgattcatgaatgaatatagatctaggcctttaactcggcttcgcagctttcgtagatgaatgtagctttagaaaaccaaatttgaatgtttatttgatcaaaatatgaaatgaatggactttaattaatatgtttatgtgttaaagtataaaactatctgtgcgaagagaagttttatcatcttagagttgaattagagttttagatctagggatgggattataaagtaaacaattaaacgaattaatatttagtacgcgattcattactgaattgtttaatgaaagaatgttcgtcaggaaatctgtaatcacagatataaggaactaattaatgtaaaaaatgcttttgaaacacaaaattgaaggttaattttattatataatgaaatcaatggatcttcttttgtcttttcatgtgtcaaagtaaaaaactatctgcgcaaagtgtatttcttaaaattagatctaggtctaaatcctttctatcttttctcatgtcaacattgtagacatggcctagatccataaaatactaaagctgtaatagagtcggacaactttattttttttgagggtcttaagtttgttttagggctacaatacattcactaaggtctaagttggtacccaaggaacattcctgcctagttttatcaagattggtcaagcggttttgatgtctataagtaacatacatacatacatacatacatacatacatacccctcacattctactttataatatagatatatttaacaTCATAAATTCGGGCACGACTCAACAtgtaccaggggtttttgagtttaaaaccccctaccagagggttttgagattatatatatatatttaacatcATAAATTCGGGCACGACTCAACATGTAGTGAAGTTGCTAGAGACATAGATATAGGTTTACCTACCGTCTGATTCCCGCAGATCTACGATAACTGTTAGATCGATGGACACTGTCGGCTTGATGCGGATGACATACTGCACGATGTCATCTTCCGTAACGTTCTGGATGTACATCTGCAGGTAGTGGTCAGTGGTGTCAGAATTGTCTTTCCGGTGTGACGTAACGCCTATCTTATCTCTAGCTCCGTTAAAACGGTTGATTGCATAAGTCTGATTGTTGAtgccgatgtgactgcccagGTCCAGGTCTGTAGTCACACAGAAATGAACGACTGCTGTTGAGCCCAGCTTCACTTTGACAGTTTTTGATATTGCTTCACCTTCACATAACGTCAAGTTTCCTAAAcgaacatttaaaacaaaaataacttaATAGCTAATATAATTACAAGCTAGGCAACATTTCTCATTTACAATTTAGGCTTTCAAGACATCTAGGAAATCTGGGTAACGGTAATTTAGGTGCCAGACATTTAGGCAAATTTTGAAAGTTAGGCACCTGAAAATTTTGGAACCTGTAAATTGGGCACTTTTTTGACAGTCGGAAAAATTGGCCCCAGAacattaggcactctttaatagccaccttaattttaaagataattaaacattttcgATGTGTAATTTTCctccttgtcaaaaagtgcccaATTTACCGGCGTGTAAAATTTTGAGTGCCTAAATTTTGGGGTATCCAAATTTCCGGGTACCTAAATATCCAGTGCCAAAAtaccggtgcctaaatttccagtgcctaaatttccagtcACCGCTTTCCAgagatcttcatttttgaataaTTGATTTTCTTCACTGAACTAATAAAATCTTCATAATAGATACGTCTAAAAATCTACAAGTCAACTTTGCATTAAATCCGATTAGGACTTGATTATACTTCTGATACTAGggatatttaacattttttagttgttttttcgTAAAGAAAACCTATATATGGACATTGTGAATAATTTACACGTTTTTAACAAAACAGTAATGAACTTAGTGTTTACTTGCAATCACATCGTATATGTTGATTCTGAAGGTTAAGGAAGAGTACAATGTTTCACATGGCTACACAATTCCAGCTGCGACCTGCATAATCTGTcacgtcttgtacgagtgtccccagctccgcgagctaagcgggacctgtctgagcagtcactcgaattgtatggtagctacgaggcactacgccgaacggctaagtttcttgccagagcactacgggaggactagtccttcctgctctgatttttcaataggagctCATCTCAGGTCACACCTAATGCAGAGAAAGTCTTTCTTTTCGTCTCTTGCATCTGTCTTGGGCAAGAGTTTTTCGTTaggcctcaaatgtgtatcacgtgttctttaactctttctctccgtaattatttaccacattctggtggaatcaacgttggtatcgtcagttaggagacaaagagttaaaataactactctccaactgtctctttcagaggccatgtGCTGCCAGCTACATTCCTCTATATCGGTGAGGGCTTAACTCCTGATTAGATTTTTAGAGCCTTCCGATTTACTACACTTTCCTGTGGTCATATTCTTCAAACTGAATGATTCTTCACTTTTTAACATCGAATCTATGATAAAAAGATCTACTGTTTAATTAGAATAAAACAATGATGccgaagcttttttttttcgacataAACTGCATCGCCTCAAGAAAACTTCGAGTCAAACGGAACCAAACATTAATGGCTTCAATAAGCACTGTGTATTCTTTGACAGGCAGAAACAACTTCACGTTCCGGATAGGGCCCTCGGGCTATAAGATGAGCATCACTTTTATCAGCTGACACTAGATATCCACTTGCGTTAAAAGGAAAGGGAGATtattattctaataaaaaaaaatgctttgctTCTCTAACAAgaatcaaacacacacaaacaatcacaaacacacacaaactatcacaaaataaactaaaacGTTACCTGTAATATTTAGAtgaaatctataaaaaaatgtataacccAGCTTGGTGATGATATTAACAATGTATGACCATGTCATCTGTGATCTGACTCTTGGCAGCTGTATTTGTAATTCCAACGTATCTGGGCAGGTGCGATTTAAGTATACATGTCCAGTTGAATTCAGCTGTGGTGTTTCTGAGATAGTCATTTGCTTTCTGTTCAGCCTGACCTCAGCAACGGAATCAGATGTATGCACACAAAAAGAGACGTTAACATATTGTCCATGTTTGACATTTATAGTAATGTCGTTGTGTGTGTTATTACAGAGAACTGGAGGTCCTGGTGAAAACAATGAATAATATAGAATAATGAAAcatattaaagtaaaaataatttagttaaaatataataactcGAAAATTCGATAATTTGTCTTACCGTAGCGTTTTCAATCTGCTTTAAGaagtttacattaaaatatataaaagtcGAAATATATCACTTAACTTGAACACACAGGGAACACCTCATTTAACTTGAACACACAGGGAACACCTCACTTAACTTGAACACACAGGGAACACCTCATTTAACTTGAACACACAGGGAACACCTCATTTAACTTGAACACATAGGGAACACCTCATTTAACATGAACACACAGGGAACACCTCATTTAACTTGAACACATAGGGAACACCTCATTTAACTTGAACACATAGGGAACACCTAATTTAACATGAACACACAGGAACACCTCAAATAATATGAACGCAAAGGAAACACCCCATTTAACGTGAACACATAGGGAACGACTAATTTAACGTGAACAC
Protein-coding regions in this window:
- the LOC106055061 gene encoding uncharacterized protein LOC106055061 isoform X1, translating into MFYIILCVLYIVSETCYGNEDVIDIPEITTEPTAMISRVSGLKITLHCKWPVTQRSVTHQLVYAYENVTLNSSTGNELTYTLKSSCRSSGRYVCRSVGLSVEATEDGKLDLLITDCNPRMCSGSECNKIVSASTGSQVALTFCVIASEADVTVPQLRAFRTLGVRQSSLQDKINFTFTPLSGISYELTVNVWNVTVEDYGEVNLEITRSQRSLRFKFQLLPTGALSQYFNYTKKDQLLSCKSSWYPCVVVISKGHSGQILNSVNNTIIKNEMVVLNATLPLATCGDMGVYKCVITDFRGVNMVKEIFVDPDECSPRLCEHQEDYQNITLKLSSSAGLKVCIMGRFDSRQQNVTVSVFRNTIPFSRFTTDLVRTNEFYHYVKIQISDIQAADSGQYNVDVIANTFNISTIFNIFVERPPVLCNNTHNDITINVKHGQYVNVSFCVHTSDSVAEVRLNRKQMTISETPQLNSTGHVYLNRTCPDTLELQIQLPRVRSQMTWSYIVNIITKLGYTFFYRFHLNITGNLTLCEGEAISKTVKVKLGSTAVVHFCVTTDLDLGSHIGINNQTYAINRFNGARDKIGVTSHRKDNSDTTDHYLQMYIQNVTEDDIVQYVIRIKPTVSIDLTVIVDLRESDDAYPKGCSDRQPRMYTLADIGEAVTVDVCVVTMWREGNDVIHHINILNANKQTLNVNVTNFTRKLDNNSISDTLHVIQAHFWNITSQNFARYGVSIEFANNVTWRGVFYIVNRKDSVSCPPTLCSKVSKLQQHSHQQTFCLSAYGQTDDRLQVNSNLYMIQDDSGCSECRPEKVDGNVTFDIRVFSWWNHVTSRRYVIVLKDKVPSDKLTLKVEFLSADVVYSFSKNPEVQVSDETTTYIMSRSTDATNTSYTLRPAAVTGIETIHVSSSEPIPLLLIAVVFSVLSFLMFTVLVCITVVRGRHSRRSVSRRKSSEKSVTSLGEVSRLLNTTQCSQDTGRCLLNLDESQPPRKTSADYSMLSGEYITPLDL
- the LOC106055061 gene encoding uncharacterized protein LOC106055061 isoform X2, producing the protein MFYIILCVLYIVSETCYGNEDVIDIPEITTEPTAMISRVSGLKITLHCKWPVTQRSVTHQLVYAYENVTLNSSTGNELTYTLKSSCRSSGRYVCRSVGLSVEATEDGKLDLLITDCNPRMCSGSECNKIVSASTGSQVALTFCVIASEADVTVPQLRAFRTLGVRQSSLQDKINFTFTPLSGISYELTVNVWNVTVEDYGEVNLEITRSQRSLRFKFQLLPTGALSQYFNYTKKDQLLSCKSSWYPCVVVISKGHSGQILNSVNNTIIKNEMVVLNATLPLATCGDMGVYKCVITDFRGVNMVKEIFVDPDECSPRLCEHQEDYQNITLKLSSSAGLKVCIMGRFDSRQQNVTVSVFRNTIPFSRFTTDLVRTNEFYHYVKIQISDIQAADSGQYNVDVIANTFNISTIFNIFVERPPVLCNNTHNDITINVKHGQYVNVSFCVHTSDSVAEVRLNRKQMTISETPQLNSTGHVYLNRTCPDTLELQIQLPRVRSQMTWSYIVNIITKLGYTFFYRFHLNITGNLTLCEGEAISKTVKVKLGSTAVVHFCVTTDLDLGSHIGINNQTYAINRFNGARDKIGVTSHRKDNSDTTDHYLQMYIQNVTEDDIVQYVIRIKPTVSIDLTVIVDLRESDDAYPKGCSDRQPRMYTLADIGEAVTVDVCVVTMWREGNDVIHHINILNANKQTLNVNVTNFTRKLDNNSISDTLHVIQAHFWNITSQNFARYGVSIEFANNVTWRGVFYIVNRKDSVSCPPTLCSKVSKLQQHSHQQTFCLSAYGQTDDRLQVNSNLYMIQDDSGCSECRPEKVDGNVTFDIRVFSWWNHVTSRRYVIVLKDKVPSDKLTLKVEFLSADVVYSFSKNPEVQDETTTYIMSRSTDATNTSYTLRPAAVTGIETIHVSSSEPIPLLLIAVVFSVLSFLMFTVLVCITVVRGRHSRRSVSRRKSSEKSVTSLGEVSRLLNTTQCSQDTGRCLLNLDESQPPRKTSADYSMLSGEYITPLDL
- the LOC106055061 gene encoding uncharacterized protein LOC106055061 isoform X3; amino-acid sequence: MFYIILCVLYIVSETCYGNEDVIDIPEITTEPTAMISRVSGLKITLHCKWPVTQRSVTHQLVYAYENVTLNSSTGNELTYTLKSSCRSSGRYVCRSVGLSVEATEDGKLDLLITDCNPRMCSGSECNKIVSASTGSQVALTFCVIASEADVTVPQLRAFRTLGVRQSSLQDKINFTFTPLSGISYELTVNVWNVTVEDYGEVNLEITRSQRSLRFKFQLLPTGALSQYFNYTKKDQLLSCKSSWYPCVVVISKGHSGQILNSVNNTIIKNEMVVLNATLPLATCGDMGVYKCVITDFRGVNMVKEIFVDPDECSPRLCEHQEDYQNITLKLSSSAGLKVCIMGRFDSRQQNVTVSVFRNTIPFSRFTTDLVRTNEFYHYVKIQISDIQAADSGQYNVDVIANTFNISTIFNIFVERPPVLCNNTHNDITINVKHGQYVNVSFCVHTSDSVAEVRLNRKQMTISETPQLNSTGHVYLNRTCPDTLELQIQLPRVRSQMTWSYIVNIITKLGYTFFYRFHLNITDAYPKGCSDRQPRMYTLADIGEAVTVDVCVVTMWREGNDVIHHINILNANKQTLNVNVTNFTRKLDNNSISDTLHVIQAHFWNITSQNFARYGVSIEFANNVTWRGVFYIVNRKDSVSCPPTLCSKVSKLQQHSHQQTFCLSAYGQTDDRLQVNSNLYMIQDDSGCSECRPEKVDGNVTFDIRVFSWWNHVTSRRYVIVLKDKVPSDKLTLKVEFLSADVVYSFSKNPEVQVSDETTTYIMSRSTDATNTSYTLRPAAVTGIETIHVSSSEPIPLLLIAVVFSVLSFLMFTVLVCITVVRGRHSRRSVSRRKSSEKSVTSLGEVSRLLNTTQCSQDTGRCLLNLDESQPPRKTSADYSMLSGEYITPLDL